Proteins found in one Thunnus maccoyii chromosome 5, fThuMac1.1, whole genome shotgun sequence genomic segment:
- the LOC121897508 gene encoding gamma-crystallin M2-like has translation MSTTDMNMRSKIVFYEERNFQGRSYECNSDCPDLSTFLSRCQSCRVEKGCFMVYDRTNFMGNQYFLRRGEYSDYMSMMGMSDCIRSCRMIPMHRGSFRMKIYERENFGGQMSELMDDCEDIMERFRMSNCMSCNVMEGHWLMFEQPQFRGRMVYMRPGEHRTFMNLGMGSMRFMSMRRILDSCY, from the exons atCGTCTTCTACGAGGAGAGGAACTTCCAGGGTCGTTCCTATGAGTGCAACAGTGACTGCCCCGACCTGTCCACCTTCCTGAGCAGGTGTCAGTCCTGCAGGGTGGAGAAAGGCTGCTTCATGGTCTATGACCGCACCAACTTCATGGGCAACCAGTACTTCCTGAGGAGGGGCGAGTACTCCGACTACATGAGCATGATGGGAATGAGCGACTGCATCAGGTCCTGCCGCATGATCCCCATG CACCGTGGATCTTTCAGGATGAAGATCTACGAGAGGGAGAACTTCGGAGGCCAGATGTCCGAGCTGATGGACGACTGCGAGGACATCATGGAGCGTTTCCGCATGTCCAACTGCATGTCCTGTAACGTGATGGAGGGACACTGGCTGATGTTCGAGCAGCCCCAGTTCAGAGGCAGGATGGTGTACATGAGGCCTGGAGAGCACAGGACCTTCATGAACCTGGGCATGGGCAGCATGAGGTTCATGAGCATGAGGCGCATCCTGGACTCCTGCTACTAG